The nucleotide window GATAGCTACATGCTACCGTTCCATGTCACAGCAATTGACATCTGGGACGATTAACAGAAGATGCACACAACATAAGCAAACCATATTTACAAGCTTTTAATAGTGCTAAAGGAGTTTCGCAAGTAAAGTTCATttcattgtcatcatcatcatttctaGTAACCACCCTGTATATAGGCATTCAAGCGGTCGAGCTCCTCCCGGTGCTCGCTCACCACAGCTCGTACAACATCTCCAATGGACACCATACCCAACATCCCTCCCTTATCAATCACAGGGATGTGCCTGATACGGTTATCTGCCAAGCCGTTAAAGAATCCAAGTTCACGCAATTCATCCATGATAATGTCAATCAACTGACTtcagaaaacattaaaaaaaaattggatagtgcaagaaaaaaaattggatagTGCAAGCAAAAAAATGATACCTGTCATTAATTGCATTGCTCGCAGAACCTTAGTGTCAGGTGTGACCGTGATAAGTTTGTTCTACAACCATaccacaaaaaatataaaattatagcGGCTGCAAACACAtgcatatattaatatattcttGCAAAGCACTGAAATCTTACCTCTTCAGTCATGATGTCCCCAACTTTAGTAGACTTCGAGGATCGTCCCTGTACTATGATCTTCCTCAGATAATCTGAAATTGAATATCACGAAACAATAAATAACAAACCTATTGGATCAGTGAGACTAGCATGTGAACATGTCACATGAACAAAGCTTGTGAAAGTAAAAAGTTTCCATTTACTTGAAAGTAAGAAATAGAATTTCCCAAGATATCCAATATGCACTAGTCGTGGCTATCCATAGCCCATGGACAACAAAGATCAAGTAGTAATAAATGGAGGGAAACGTGGCATTTTTGTGGTATGGTTTCACCATACAACTACTCTCCTCCCACCAGCACACAAAGCACAAGTATAACTCTATATCATTTCCCTCACACTTATACCTAATTACCTATCACAAAGGCAAAGAAGGAAATTCGTTTTTCACGTATCCAAGTATGATCATAGACTCTTTCTACCTCTCTCTGTGATGATTCCTGCAATTGATGTCTGCTCCCCAGGTTTGACCACCACCAAGGCTCCAACATTGTGTTGCGTCATCTGCAAATTTAAAGCCTTAGTTAGTTCACACATATGCTTCCATATGCAAAGCCGACTGGatgatcaaaataaaaaaagatttgCATACCGACTTCACAGCATCATAAACAGTGTCAGTCATGGTGCACCACAGCCAAGAGCCATCAGCACTTTTGCCTTTTGCTTTCAATATGTCTGCAATTGTGGTGCTTTCAAAACCATGCTCTTCAATCCGGGCTGATGAAACAGACTGAGAGCGTGAAAATACAAGTGGCCGCAACACTGGATCCATCATGCGAACATGTTGCAAAACTGAGCTTTTGATTACGCTCGAGTGGGATAGAAATGCACGAAACGACCCTTGCATTTTTCCTGATAATAGCCATTTAAGAAATGATGCTCAGTCACTTAGGCTCTGCTTGGGAAGATGAAGGGGAAGGCAGGTTGAGGTTATATTAGGTAAGGTTTGGGAATATTTTGTAAAGTGATGTGTCAGGGTAAAAACTAACTTTTGATTCGGCGAGAGGGGAGGTTAGTAGAGGCCTGGAGGGATGAGTTATATATGTTGTTTCAGGGAAGGGATCGAGGAAAGATCATATTTAATGAAACCTCCCAAACTCCCCAATTTGAAGAGTTGGAAAACACACCTTCAAATGAGGTTTTCCAACTGATGTTATGCTTCTCCTCACCTCCCCTCAACTCCCACCCAAGCAGAGTCTAAACTCATAACTTAAATCAATGGAAATAAATTATTAACTGGGATCACCAATCATCTAAAACTCAAAATAAAACCTGTTGCAATTGTATCAGCATAACCACTATAAACAAGATCAAGAAGTAAACGACGATTTACAAGATTTATCATGGAATAAACATTCATCCAACAGCCAAGAGAGACGAAGAATCTGGCAAGAAAATAGATAAACAAATGATAATTACAACTAAATATTACTTAAACAGGACAAGTTGCGACCATTCCCCACGATAGATCGATCGGACGAAAATAAATAACATGTTGTCACTATGGTCAAGAAACGCGAATCCGATCATGCAAAGCCAGATATGTATAACAGAAGCAAGAAATGAAAACTAGCACAAGTAGTCGTTCAGCAACCATCCATAAACTTTCTGGTCAGATCCAATACTAGTTGAACACACTCAACAAAAACAGCATGCATcataccatcaccaccaccaccaccgccaccgtCAACGACGATGAAACAAGGGAATTTGGGAATCTCCAACTTACCTCAGTGGATGATACACAGCAAAAGCCAAAAGCCACGACCACTTGAAGAACCAGAGCGGCTACACGGATTATGAACACCCACAACCGAAAGTGACCTAACTATAGAGAGAGCAGAGCAGATGAAGCGTCACGGGGATTAGACGTTATTTTATCTTATCCATCCAATGCGGTGTCCTTTTCCCATTCCTTCACCCACTTTTTTATatttcaaaactcaaaagtattGCAAATCTGTGGATGAGATTTCGATCTGAGTGTCAACTTGTCACTTACTGGCAAAACCATGGGTGGTCGTACTAACGTAGCAGAGAACCAGCACCCAGAATAAAGTACCCAACTATCAAATAAAACTGTAATAAAGAGAGTAAtagttaattaataaatatccTATCGTGGATGAGTAGATAAGGTTTCGCCATTTCAGTTTTCCCGATCTCATCCAAAGTTTTTAGACCGTTGATAACAACATCACAAACGCCATAAGCCGTAATTGGTGGAGTAGTGGGAGAGTAATGTTGGGTATCAGTGCGGGTTCGTCATGCGGGACGGTGATGGTGGGTGGCGGGCCGTTTTCCGCTACCCCGTCTGGTGCTGGCAAAGCATTTGCTGTGATGAGCCAGACTAAAGGCGGGTCCAGTCACTCAGAGAATCTGGTCTTACCCACCAGACGTATTTCCTCCTTCAAGACTGCCGTGGCTGCCATTGACTCGGGACACCTCAGTTCCTCCTCTGATTCTCCTGATAaggttttgtttcttcttttatttctcaCGGCCACGAATGTCTTACTTCCTTTCCTACTCTGCCAATGTATGAAATGTGAAATCTTAGAACTGGCTTTACCTGTTATTTGGAATGCATGTGATTGTGGACCAAAGCAAATCACAAACCACAGTTAATGCAGCTCAAAGGTTTGCTTTTGAGATAATGGCAACACAGTCTGGTATAGAAAAATGCGAATTTTACTGAGAACGATTACTCCTTTTCTTCCTACCGAAAAACTAGGTTCGCAAACTTAGTTGCTTTTATACGGTTATTGTGTTATCTGCTTATGGATATCCAACCTTACTCGCTTGTTCTCTATTCTCTAATGCAGCAACAAGCCAACAAGTATTATTTTGTAGTTGCAAACGCAAAATTCATGCTGGATGAAGAGGAGCACTTCAAGGAGCTCTTGGCTGAGCGACTGCGTCACTATGGAGAGCGTAGTAAAGAACAGGATTTTTGGCTTGTAATTGAACCCAAGTTCTTGGATAATTTCCCAAATATTACCAAGAGGCTAGGGAGACCTGCAGTTGCTCTAGTCTCAACAAATGGTCCGTGGATCACGTAAGAACTTCACTTTAGTTCCTGTCCTTTTATTTACATTGTCTTATTTCCAGTTGGCGTGCCTAATTTCTTTGCTGCTTCTTCATGTCATTTCAATATGAATTGCCCATTATTTGATTGTAATGAGGCTCAATTTACATCATTAGCGAACCCCACAAACCCATCTTGGCAAAGTAAAGCTCACTTGCCATTTTGGTAAGCAAAACTGTTATAATGGAATTATGGGAATGAAACTAAATGGTTTTTCTCGTTGAGAAAAACGCTGAGCTACTCTCTCATGCTACATGATTACATCTATGCTGCAAATTCATTGGGTTGTCAAAGCATAGATTATAGAGTTGGTAGGAAAAGAGTtgcttatatttgttttttttagtgCAAGATTTTGGCCGGAATTGGTCAATAATTAGCCTAGCTAGTACAAAGAAGTTGAAGTTCGGAGCTTGAGGCTTGAAAAAAAATTCTCGTGATTGATATTGTCGATCAGGTTTCACTTGGTTTCTTCATGCTCATGAACAGAGTTCATCACTGCCCATGAGCAGGGGCTTTACATATTAGTTTATTACTGAGAGTTCTTGTTTGCTATTGTCTATAATTATGATTTGTGAACATGTTAAGATGAACTTGACTCCCTTGTCTGCTCAAGTTGAGTGGATTCAAGTGTGAGCTTTAACAATTAATTTGGGcttatgtttatttttattttttttgtgaaaaaaaaaagaaagagtttTAGCTTAAGAATAAGTTTGACAAAccaggtttgaactttgaacaacTCAAAACAAAGCTCAGCTAAATTTGTTGTAATGGCTCTCAGTACTTGGAATGATCAGGCATTAGTTTTCTAATAAAGACAGTGagcatattttttgtttttatcatACTCATGGATAAAAGGTACAACACTTTCTGgcatttttccttttctataaatttgaaaatttgagcATTCCTGCCATGATAATTTTGTAGTATATGGGAGTCATCTCCCTGCTTAATATGAATGTTTTATTTTGTCTTTCTACCTTATTCAGGCCTCTCCTTCATTTTTAATGCTTATTAATACTCCCCCTTGATTGGATCGGCAGGTTCATGAAATTGAGATTGGACCGAGTTTTGTCAGGTAGCTATGAAGCTGACAGTCTTGAAGCGGCATTAGCTTCTAATCCCGCTGCTCTGGAGTTCGAGAATCCAAAAACATGGACGGCCCCATACCCAAAATATGAATTTGGATGGTGGGAGCCCTTCTTGCGAACTGGATTGATGGAATCGAAAGCATAGAACATCTTACTTAATCTGCCTGGTTGTCTTTTAGAGGGTTATGTAATCGAATGAAGAATTTCGCTCTGTATTTGTAACCACCAGGTGAAGTTGGTGAGGTTCACATACAACTATGTATTACAATTTAGGGGTTGTTCTCAGGAACCAGCCCCATTTTAGTCTCAATAATTAGTTTGGAGCCCCAATGTATTTATGATCCATGCCTCAGAATTAGGAGATGTCATCGCATGATGCATTGAGCTAATGTCTCAGTCTCAAAAGGCTTGTGTCTCAGTCTAACGTTGAGAATCCTTCGAAATAGCAGGTCTCTAGAGTAGAGACAATGGGTATGTTTGGCAGTGAGTTCAAACACTGCAAAACGCACCTCATTGTGTTTTATATGGATGCGTCTGGGTTATTTGTGTTTGGGCATGTGGTAGCAGCAACCTCACCACACCTGAGTTGAGTTTTTTAGTAAAGCAGATCACAGCTATGGCCAGCAAAAAAGTGGAAGTTAAACGCACGCGGGACGCTAAATCTTCCGTCAGATACGTTAATGAAATGTCAGAAAATTCctcctaatttttttattattacaacTCTACCCTCAACCCTATCATCTTCTCTTTTACCAGTTACAACAAGTCCAGCCGCTCCTCCACTGTTCTCTCCCTGAAGCACGACATCCTCCTGTCAAATGGCATGATTGAGGTAGTTTCCAAAgagttttttcttgtttattggtATTTTTGTTCATCAATTCTTGTTATCCGTTCTCTTAACATTTGTATGCGTTTTTTATCGACGAAAATAGCGTTGAAACGTGACATCGGATCGGGTTCGTTTCAGCACATAAAGTAGCTGGATCTCTTTCAGAATCATAGTCGGCTCCAAGGGGAGGTCAGACAGGCAGTcgcctagggcctctcatgggggaggggcctcacttttcATTAAATTGTATATCTTTTTAGGTGTATATAGACAGTACAATGTACTTGTcaattgatataagaaaaaaatggattaggaggctccgcaattagtttcaaattgtagagtctacaattggaatccaatggcttgagagatgtgccacatcacactatatttttgttttttcatttttaaaatttgtatgtctttttcttcaccattgaatataaattgtagactctaaggaATTGTGGAGCCCccaaatcagaaaaaaaaaatcctaatatattgttatttaagaaaacaagcccattaacccaaacacaaaatgacacgccatcacatatataaaaattaaaaagtgcaaTTCATTGACCTATAACTTTGATTGTggtaacaaatcaaatccgaactatacaagtgaggcccctcccccatgaattatttggtttagcgttatttggtttcatttgatgtaataaatttataagtttgagtcgcttaatttattggatattggtgataatttatttgtattcaagaactaattatattgcattttgaatttattagatatgctggatttcatatttataaaaaaaaaattattttaggtaATGAGGGCCTCagtttcttaacttgtctagggcctccaaaatgCTACAGACGGCCTTGTTCAGAATAGCAGTAGAGGAGTAGTTGGGTGAGTGTTTGCTTTTCTACTCCGTTAGATATTTTGCTATTCTCCTATATTCGTTCTTTGATAATCATAATGTATTTAGCTGAACTTGATTAATGGTGATCATAGGCCCTGATAGTTGCTTGCGTTAATGCCCAGCTCTTGCTTGGTCTTCGAttgaggaccattgtactagTCTTTTGTACCCCcattaaaaacaaattattgaCTGAGggtgaggggaaaaaaatccgTTTGTTTTTAAAGTTGTCTTTTGCTTGTGGCTGAAAGCTAAATCCATATCGTAAAGATTCCCCTcttgacaatcgattgaatgGCTAGTGAATTGATGCATAGAAAAGTGGGGATTCGGCCCATAAAACCATGCTCTCCCTTACTTATACAACCAAGCTTTGCCCATGAATCTTGTTCTATTCAATCTGCTTTAACGAGCATCATACATGCAGGAAACATATATACTTTGCATTATCTATATTGCATAAATTAAATGCGGTATACAAGGAACCTGTGTCCTTATACTTACCCTGCCAGGAAAGAGCTTTGCCTATTATGGTCTTGCACTTTGTTCTGTAGGTCTAAGTATGGGTTAATCCATTAGACCATCTCCAACCCAGTTTGTAAATGCAaatgtgagatactgttttgtgagatactgttttgattatgatactgttttgtgagatactgttttgtgacAAAGGTATCACCTTGAAGTTTTTCAAAATGGTCCGGAGCCTCAAGGTCCCCGTGAGGCATTCAACCGTGCTCATTCATCTCTTAGGAGTGTTATTGAAATGACGACTTTACGAGATATGATTGCAGCAGAATTATTTGAAATATAAGTTTAATGTAATTttagaaatatatattaatattatatatatatgtaattaaagACGATCTTTTCTTCAATATATAGAATATTAGACATTAAAATACAATAATGTTTAATTTATGTAACAATATATTTattccaatgtataatttaaacaACAAATTATCTCTCATCACACCTCAACGTAATTTGTAATTGCCAAACGCAAAACTACATAATTACCTCACCTCAACACAGTTTTTTAATTGACGCGCCAAACACTTTTTTTCATTAGAACTCACagcacagcaccacagttttagaaCTCACAGCACATCACCACAGCAGCTGAAAACCCAACACACGCCCAAACAGACCCAATGATGGGTTTAAATTAAGCAAGGCTTGTATTTATTGTTGCTTAGCCCTGTGAAACGGAAGAATTCAAAGCTTTTGGAGGCCCATCAGACATGACCACCTACATGTTTATTTCAACCAAGGCCGTCTTCATAGAACACCGGTGCTCCTGCAGCACATCAAACACTGCAGCAAACAATGGAGTAGTTGTAGTAGAAATCCTGTGAACGATGACATGGGAAAAGGGCATGAAAAGATGCACACTAGAAATGATACTACATGTTAACTTGTtaattaaacattttttttgagtATGGAACTTGTTAAACACGTGTGTACGCATCTCTAACACTTGTGTAGCACTGGTACCTTCTTCAGCACATCAAACCCGTGTAGCTCCAAACGGAGCCCTGCACGGTCACTCTAGCGTTATCTTCCTATCCGTCACTCGGTTGGTCGATAACGGGTGAACATGTGATTGAGTCATAGATTTACATGTCTATGAAGCATGCAACCTATGATATCTATTGCTAGATGCAAGTCCTTGAACATCACCTTTCAATCTCAATTTAGCATCACAACATTCAAATATTGACTAgctattcaaaagcattaagaaCACCAATAGACCCTCAATCATGGAATAATAATTACAAATTAATATAAGCTAAAGTTGTCAAATATTCATGGTTAAGCTACATTAGAGTTTTAGTaaggaggattagttcctcatcaAATATCGAAATAAATCTAAAGAAATCCACAAGTTTAGAGAGATCAAACACTAGGAATAAAGAGAATAGAATCACAGCTTGcgcctcctccttttctttgttATGGTGTAAGTCTGTTTAATCTTAAAACAATTGAGAGTTTGTATTTAAATAGTTTAGCCCTCTTTCCTAATCCCAAATTACTCACTTGACCTGTTGTAAACCTTCTTTTTAAGTCTATGACGTTTTTACCCTTTTAAGCCTTCTTTTCCTCACCCGTGAGATTCAATTTCCACTTAAAGTCATGCCCTTCCTCAAGAAAGGGTCTCCAAGAAGGGCAAGTTGGTCCGTAACTCACTTTTGCATAAATGAATAGTTTTTCGTTCTAAAACTTGAAATTTAGATAAAAGGCAAGCTTTAGGTAATATGATAGTTCAATTCAACTCAACCGAAACAAAAACAAGTGCAATTATAAGtataaaacaatataaataatgagtatatcaaattatcaatgaaCATATGATTCAGTcgtaaatttatatttttatagagACAATCTAAAGGTTACACTTCAATTCTCAAAAAGATTATCTCCACATATTTTATGGGATAAAGTTTGCGCGCACATTCGGTCTATCCTGACCCTGTTCAATGTGGAAGTTTGTGCACATATTTCCTCCATAGAGGTCTGAAAATCGGAAGACTCTGAATGTTGCAGTGTACAGTCGTTCTCTAAATAGGCATGCGGCCCTGTTACTAGTTTACCAGGTTTTTTTGAGGGGCTTTATATGAGTAGTTTACCtggtttattaattattactttattatttgctcacataaaaaaattattatttgattATTTCCCAGACCTGTGAACACACacccaaacaaaagaaaagagaattttTAGATGTCAgaaaatttctctctttttcccctAAAATTAAACAACACTTGGTAATTCTGGAATTTCATGGTTGATTATGGAAGCTGTGGCGGAAGGGTTGTGGGGACTCGCAGACTATGCAGAGAAGAGAGGGGAGATAGGGAAGGCGGTAAAATGCCTTGAGGCGATATGTCAAAGCAAGTCATCCTTTCTTCCCACGGTAGAAGTGAAGACCCGACTACGCATCGCCACCCTTCTGCTCAAGCATTCCCACAACGTGAATGAGGCGAAAACCCATTTGGAGCGCTCCCAATTACTGCTAAATACAATACCTTCGTCCTTCGACTTGAAGTTTCGCACTTACAGCTTGCTGAGCCAGTGTTACCATCTCGTAGGCGCAATTCCCCCTCAGAAACAGATCCTCAATAAGGCTCTTGAACTAACCCAGACTGTGTCTTCAGCGGCAGCTGTTCCCGCTTATCAGTAAGTTTTATTTTCGAGGGCCAATTggaactttcaagtttcaattcgTACTAAGGGTTTATTTTAGTTTAAATTTTGTTAACATATTCGATTTTGTGCTGTCCCAAGGATCTCTGGGAAATTGTGGTCCTGCAACTTCAATTCGCAGCTTGCCAATGCGTTAATTATTGAAGGAGATTATCAAAATGCTATATTTGCTTTGGAATCTGGGTTTCTTTCTGCTGCCGAGTTATATTATCCGGAGCTACAGGTCTCCTAATCTTCTCCATATTGACATTGAATCCTTCACTTCATCCACAATTTTGTTTCATTCATTGTGCCTTGTTTTTTCGGGATGTCAGATGTTCTTTGCGACTTCTATACTACATGTGCATCTCATGCAATGGGAAGGTCAGAGTCTGGTAGAGAAAGCTCTTCATACATGTGATGAGGTCTGGGAGTCTATACCTCTTCACAAAGTACGTGTCTACATGCTTCTGATTTTGTAGGCATTTTTAGATTTCCATGTTGATATCCATTTAATTAGGATCTAAGATACATGACGAATGaattatttttgtctttttctctgTGATATCTTATTTTGTGTCACGCTGCTAAAATCCCCATTGCAATGTACGTTTCATTTATAATGTTTAAGATTTGTGAttttcatctcatacatttacttTACCTGGTATCGGTATAAACCAACCCATAGAGGGAACAATGCTTTGGTTTGCTCTTCTACAACGACCTGCTCCACATATTCTATCGACTTCGGATATGTGATTACAAGAATGCTTCTCAACATGTAGATAGATTGGATGCTGCTGCGAAGACACACTCCCAAAAAGCTGCTCAAATGCAGGACCTCACCAACGAACTTAATGCCCTGAACCAAAGTCTCTCCAGATCTGACCTATCCTTCCGGGAAAGATCAACACTCTCTTCTAAACAAGCACTGCTTCAGGAGGGCCTTGGAAGCATCCCTAGTCTGGCTTCCACTGGTTGTTTGGAAATACATGCAGATAAAATTTTTCTGGCACCACCTCCTATTGATGGAGAATGGCTTCCAAAAGGCGCTGTCTATGCACTGGTTGATCTTATGGTTGTGATTCTTGGGCGTCCAAAAGGATTTTTCAAGGAGTGTGCAAAGCGGATTCAATCTGGTATACATGCTATTCAAGGTTAGTATAGACTGTATGGTGGATGAGACAATATTAAAAGTTACACAAAACTCGAGATGTGAAGGCAAGTATTaaagtcaaaaaaatttaaattaagtaggactaaaacataatatatgaaatgtaagtttaataAGAGTTGACATTAAACGAACAAACATTTGAATTAGATGGGAGTGACTTAATAGAAAGTAaggttttaaaatattttaactcgATTTTTCAAGATGGCAAAGACATTAGTGAAGATGTAGCTAATAAGATTAAAACGGGTAGATGAAGTGAAGAATTGCATCCGGGGTTTTATGCAACCGAAGAATTCGTTTAAGGTTGTATAGAAAATTCTATAGGTCAGCTATACGACATGCGATGATGTATattaagagacaacatatccaaaaaatgcatgctttgttggatgtgtggtcacacGATGGAAAATAGGATAAAAAATTAGATTGTTAGATCTAAGGCAGAAGTAGGACTAACTGAAGATAAGTTTCGAAAAAACAGTTTAAGATGATATGAACATGTGCAATGTAGAGATGGCAGTTGTCTAGTGAGGAGaattgagagaatttgtatagttCAGAGTAGGAAGGGAAGATGAAGACTCTTAAATACATGGCTTGAAGTGGTAAGAAATAATATGgattcaataaaaaatttatgaaagtatgatcttagatagaaatgaatggcataAACGAATTTACATAGTGGAtttccattgattttctcaCAGACTGATGTAGCCCACCTTAAACTTTTGGTATAAAgcctcggatgatgatgatattataGGGTTGAATTTTGGCatcaatatttattttcattgaatTTACTGGTGGATCTCCTATACAGCTGCCCATATCGGACAGCAACTTTATTATCTTGTTCACACTATTTAATATTTACTTCTTGTTAAATTATTGATTAAAGTAAGAAGAAGAATGCAATCTTTTGTTAGTTTGAACTAAACACTTCTAACAAATTCAGTTCTTTAGAAACGTGATCTCTTTGTATTTGGTGACAACTTGATAACTAGTTTAGAGAGTTTTTTTTAAGTAGTGTTTTATTACCAGTTTTGCATTGGTAACATACACTCCTGAAAGTCTGGGTAATTATGTTTCTTGTAGTGGAGCTGGCGAAGCTTGGAATAACCGATGGCGTTAGAGGtgagctttattttttttagtatcGTCCATGAATAATTTGGTTATTGCTATAACAGATAGGATCTTATGTTGAGCAGAAGTGGACTTGCAACACTCTGCCATTTGGATGGCTGGTGTGTATTTAATGCTACTAATGCAGTTTCTTGAAAACAAAGTTGCTGTAGAGCTTACAAGGGCTGAATTTGTTGAAGCACAAGAGGTAAGTGGTATCCACCCGCAACACCTCCCAACctctctctttccctctctATGCATTGGTGGGTTGGTGTGCCGTTTCTGTTCTTCATTTATTATGAGAATGCGTCCTTCTTTTAAGCATTTTTATTTTAGTCCAAGGTTGCGAAAATTGGCACAGCTGAATTTCAACTCTGGAGCAACTACTTCTATTATTAGTGCAATTTAAAATCGTCATTCTGTCGTATTCCCCAGTCGTTATTCTATTGTGTTCCCCAGTCTTTGTCTTTGCACACCTACCACATCTTTTTTGTTGATTAAAAATGGAACTAATACAGGATCTTTATGAAATAATGTAGGCATTGGTGCAAATGAAAAGTTTGTTCATTCGTTTTCCAACAATTTTACAATCTTGTGAAAGCGTTATTGAGATGCTTAGGGGCCAATATGCTCATTCTGTTGGCTGTTATAGTGAAGCTGCATATCATTATGTTGAAGCAGCAAAGGTATGTCTTGATTTTCTGATTTACATCACAAGCAGAAAAAATGTGATGCCTATTGCATTTTTGTAAACTCTGTGGGTTTAATGGTGCTTTGAGCAGTTAGCTACAATACCTTGTGCATTGTATATTTATGTTTAcgctccttttcttttaatagTAGCTTATATAAATTAGTGCAAGCTACCACCCTGTGTATGCTAATGATAAGTATTTTAGGAGTTAGTATTTACTTTTCCTATACCATATGATAATTCCACACAACCATTTTCAGCTAACTGAGAGCAAATCAATGCAAGCCATGTGCCAAATTTATGCAGCTGTATCCTACTTCTGCATTGGTGATGCTGAATCTTCTTCACAggttgattttttctttgttctttttaatgtCTACTACGTAGTTTTGGGGCAGAAATTGATTTGAGTGATTTTGGAATTAAAACCAAGAAGTTAATTCTATTCAGGCACTCGATTTGATTGGACCAGTTTACAGAATGAAGGATGCTTTTGTTGGAGTTAGAGAGGAAGCAAGTGTTCTCTTCGCCTATGGCCTTTTATTAATGAAGCAACAAGATTTACAGGAAGCCCGGTATATGCGACCTTCTGGTTATTGTGTGCTTCTGTTAGGGCATAAATTGGAGCTAGATGATGCTTTACATCCAGAATTGATGAGCTGTTTGAAATCTGACCAATTGGGATTTACTTTGCTCTATCAAATAATATTTGgagttttgacttttttttacgTTATAACTTGGACCTATAAATGCCATGAAAACTgaaaattctttgttttctgGATAACCGGTATCAACTATGTGAATGCTACAAATCTTTTCAAAACTTTCATTAGACCTCTCATTAATTTATGCATGTGTGTGAGTAAAGTTAGGGAGTGACAGAAAAAAGGAGGGGGTTGAGGGCGACAAGCTCAACAAGTTTAAAACGTCTCACCTGCATATGCAAAGCTCAATGGCAAGCctctct belongs to Tripterygium wilfordii isolate XIE 37 chromosome 2, ASM1340144v1, whole genome shotgun sequence and includes:
- the LOC120013093 gene encoding CBS domain-containing protein CBSX3, mitochondrial isoform X1; this translates as MQGSFRAFLSHSSVIKSSVLQHVRMMDPVLRPLVFSRSQSVSSARIEEHGFESTTIADILKAKGKSADGSWLWCTMTDTVYDAVKSMTQHNVGALVVVKPGEQTSIAGIITERDYLRKIIVQGRSSKSTKVGDIMTEENKLITVTPDTKVLRAMQLMTDNRIRHIPVIDKGGMLGMVSIGDVVRAVVSEHREELDRLNAYIQGGY
- the LOC120013093 gene encoding CBS domain-containing protein CBSX3, mitochondrial isoform X3, translated to MQGSFRAFLSHSSVIKSSVLQHVRMMDPVLRPLVFSRSQSVSSARIEEHGFESTTIADILKAKGKSADGSWLWCTMTDTVYDAVKSMTQHNVGALVVVKPGEQTSIAGIITERDYLRKIIVQGRSSKSTKVGDIMTEENKLITVTPDTKVLRAMQLMTVD
- the LOC120013093 gene encoding CBS domain-containing protein CBSX3, mitochondrial isoform X2 encodes the protein MQGSFRAFLSHSSVIKSSVLQHVRMMDPVLRPLVFSRSQSVSSARIEEHGFESTTIADILKAKGKSADGSWLWCTMTDTVYDAVKSMTQHNVGALVVVKPGEQTSIAGIITERDYLRKIIVQGRSSKSTKVGDIMTEENKLITVTPDTKVLRAMQLMTVS
- the LOC120013084 gene encoding uncharacterized protein LOC120013084, translating into MLGISAGSSCGTVMVGGGPFSATPSGAGKAFAVMSQTKGGSSHSENLVLPTRRISSFKTAVAAIDSGHLSSSSDSPDKQQANKYYFVVANAKFMLDEEEHFKELLAERLRHYGERSKEQDFWLVIEPKFLDNFPNITKRLGRPAVALVSTNGPWITFMKLRLDRVLSGSYEADSLEAALASNPAALEFENPKTWTAPYPKYEFGWWEPFLRTGLMESKA
- the LOC119981451 gene encoding sister chromatid cohesion protein SCC4; this translates as MEAVAEGLWGLADYAEKRGEIGKAVKCLEAICQSKSSFLPTVEVKTRLRIATLLLKHSHNVNEAKTHLERSQLLLNTIPSSFDLKFRTYSLLSQCYHLVGAIPPQKQILNKALELTQTVSSAAAVPAYQISGKLWSCNFNSQLANALIIEGDYQNAIFALESGFLSAAELYYPELQMFFATSILHVHLMQWEGQSLVEKALHTCDEVWESIPLHKREQCFGLLFYNDLLHIFYRLRICDYKNASQHVDRLDAAAKTHSQKAAQMQDLTNELNALNQSLSRSDLSFRERSTLSSKQALLQEGLGSIPSLASTGCLEIHADKIFLAPPPIDGEWLPKGAVYALVDLMVVILGRPKGFFKECAKRIQSGIHAIQVELAKLGITDGVREVDLQHSAIWMAGVYLMLLMQFLENKVAVELTRAEFVEAQEALVQMKSLFIRFPTILQSCESVIEMLRGQYAHSVGCYSEAAYHYVEAAKLTESKSMQAMCQIYAAVSYFCIGDAESSSQALDLIGPVYRMKDAFVGVREEASVLFAYGLLLMKQQDLQEARNRLAKGLQIAHNNMGNLQLVSQYLTILGTLALALHDTSQAREILRSALTLAKKLNDIPTQIWVLSVLTDLYRELGEEGNEIENDDYRRKKFDELQGKLADAHSSIHHIELIEEARVQVQQLNDITIKRAMEGQSMRINLDIPESVGLFAPAPPLSSSRLADLDTRRRGKKKI